A window of the Streptomyces albireticuli genome harbors these coding sequences:
- a CDS encoding DMT family transporter, which translates to MNLPLPARLARLSRHQVALVSAALFWGSSATFTKSALDALPPLTLLVIQLASATAVLWAVLLIRGPRRPPGRKWVVRLGLLGLLEPALAYAFFTFGLTRTTASNASLLTGLESFFAIGMACLFLRERLTGRACVALVLALAGVATLEGLGSGFAPHPGDGLVLAGVVCAASYVMLAARAAEHVDALTMTAYQFSSGLLCTLPFAVARWAGGAESLPTDASAGAWTAAVLSGVVGYAASFLLYNYAIKAVRATTAAMVLNLIPVFGVACAALFLGERLTGAALAGAVLIVGAVVVFSTTEADVPPAAGSPPEEREEEGDGVAVPTGRSAGQQ; encoded by the coding sequence GTGAACCTCCCGCTGCCCGCCCGCCTCGCCCGGCTCTCCCGTCACCAGGTCGCGCTGGTGTCGGCCGCCCTGTTCTGGGGCAGCTCGGCGACCTTCACCAAGTCCGCGCTGGACGCGCTGCCGCCGCTGACGCTGCTGGTGATCCAGCTGGCGTCGGCGACGGCCGTGCTCTGGGCGGTGCTCCTGATCCGCGGTCCACGGCGCCCACCCGGCCGGAAGTGGGTCGTCCGCCTCGGTCTCCTGGGGCTGCTGGAACCCGCGCTCGCCTACGCGTTCTTCACCTTCGGACTCACCCGCACCACGGCGTCCAACGCCTCCCTGCTCACCGGCCTGGAGTCGTTTTTCGCCATCGGCATGGCCTGCCTCTTCCTGCGCGAGAGACTCACCGGGCGGGCCTGCGTGGCGCTCGTCCTGGCCCTCGCGGGGGTGGCCACGCTGGAGGGCCTCGGCTCGGGCTTCGCGCCGCACCCCGGGGACGGGCTGGTGCTCGCCGGGGTGGTGTGCGCGGCGAGCTACGTCATGCTCGCCGCGCGGGCGGCCGAGCACGTGGACGCGCTGACGATGACGGCGTACCAGTTCTCGTCCGGGCTGCTGTGCACCCTGCCGTTCGCGGTGGCGCGGTGGGCGGGCGGCGCGGAGTCCCTGCCCACGGACGCCTCGGCCGGGGCCTGGACCGCGGCCGTGCTGTCCGGGGTCGTCGGCTACGCCGCGAGCTTCCTGCTCTACAACTACGCGATCAAGGCCGTACGGGCCACGACGGCGGCGATGGTCCTCAACCTCATCCCCGTCTTCGGCGTCGCCTGCGCCGCGCTGTTCCTCGGCGAGCGGCTGACGGGCGCGGCGCTGGCCGGCGCCGTGCTGATCGTCGGCGCGGTCGTGGTCTTCTCCACGACGGAGGCCGACGTCCCGCCCGCAGCCGGCTCGCCGCCGGAGGAAAGGGAGGAGGAAGGGGACGGCGTCGCCGTCCCCACCGGGAGGTCAGCGGGGCAGCAGTGA
- a CDS encoding DUF4178 domain-containing protein, whose amino-acid sequence MSEQRHEPRNERNEQETERPNGSSHEQEYPRHPWTPACAAVADRLTPGADVVVRGRKWRVAGRVVATDHEETWLEVLLEDGSETSWLAVETLGGDPRLSLWRRAEATTAGFDLASATLRGAVLTETARGEARYVTEGRFAWALPAAGRLVHREYEGPEGRVAAARFSPEGPWLVGVGTPLGGAEALEGPEGLDEEGDGGTTEPGDWWTAFFGDIYTDSDIEQQDPGLTRTMVDCVTALLPPATHPRLLDLACGTGRHAVPLAGAGYRVTGADLSADYLGQARRRAAAAGRDVAFVRADMRDLGAFPDGSFDAVTNLHTSFGFFHDAAEDMRVLHEVRRVLAPGGRFLLDVVNRDAFLRQTSEVFGVPEDQYVIRNFDSSTGRTFLHEEVFDPLTSRIRWTVTEPATGRSSTADYRVFSAHELLAMLRAAGLRVEAVHGDYDRSPFTVHAPSVVVLASAPAAR is encoded by the coding sequence ATGAGCGAGCAGCGACACGAGCCGCGGAACGAGCGGAACGAGCAGGAGACAGAGCGGCCGAACGGGTCCTCGCACGAGCAGGAGTACCCGCGGCACCCCTGGACGCCCGCCTGCGCCGCCGTCGCCGACCGGCTGACGCCCGGCGCCGACGTGGTCGTACGGGGCCGGAAGTGGCGGGTGGCCGGCCGGGTGGTGGCCACGGACCACGAGGAGACCTGGCTGGAGGTCCTGCTGGAGGACGGCTCGGAGACGTCCTGGCTCGCCGTCGAGACCCTGGGGGGCGACCCCCGCCTCTCGCTCTGGCGGCGCGCCGAGGCGACCACCGCGGGCTTCGACCTCGCGTCCGCCACGCTGCGCGGCGCGGTCCTGACCGAGACGGCGCGTGGCGAGGCCCGCTATGTGACGGAGGGCCGGTTCGCCTGGGCGCTGCCGGCCGCCGGGCGGCTGGTCCACCGTGAGTACGAGGGCCCGGAAGGCCGGGTCGCGGCGGCCCGCTTCAGCCCGGAAGGGCCCTGGCTCGTGGGCGTCGGCACGCCCCTGGGCGGCGCGGAGGCCCTTGAGGGACCCGAGGGACTCGATGAGGAAGGGGACGGCGGGACGACGGAGCCCGGCGACTGGTGGACCGCGTTCTTCGGCGACATCTACACCGACTCCGACATCGAACAGCAGGACCCCGGCCTCACCCGCACCATGGTCGACTGCGTCACCGCGCTGCTGCCGCCCGCCACCCACCCCCGCCTGCTCGACCTCGCCTGCGGCACCGGCCGCCACGCGGTGCCGCTGGCGGGCGCCGGCTACCGCGTCACCGGCGCCGACCTGTCGGCCGACTACCTCGGCCAGGCGCGCCGCCGGGCCGCGGCCGCCGGGCGCGACGTCGCCTTCGTACGGGCCGACATGCGCGACCTCGGCGCCTTCCCCGACGGCTCCTTCGACGCCGTGACCAACCTCCACACGAGCTTCGGCTTCTTCCACGACGCGGCCGAGGACATGCGCGTCCTCCACGAGGTGCGCCGGGTCCTGGCGCCCGGCGGCCGGTTCCTCCTCGACGTCGTCAACCGGGACGCCTTCCTCCGGCAGACCAGCGAGGTCTTCGGCGTCCCCGAGGACCAGTACGTCATCCGCAACTTCGACAGCTCCACCGGCCGGACGTTCCTCCACGAGGAGGTCTTCGACCCGCTGACCAGCCGCATCCGCTGGACCGTGACCGAGCCCGCCACCGGGCGCTCGTCCACCGCCGACTACCGCGTCTTCAGCGCCCACGAGCTCCTGGCCATGCTGCGGGCCGCCGGTCTGCGCGTGGAGGCGGTGCACGGGGACTACGACCGCTCGCCGTTCACCGTCCACGCGCCCAGCGTGGTCGTGCTCGCCTCGGCCCCAGCCGCCCGCTGA
- a CDS encoding SIS domain-containing protein: protein MPTALHRMINQQAAALEHVAGLDLAERAAVLAAARRVVVTGTGTSQHAAELGAAMLERAGLDARWVPAVQWSRWSAGHRPGDVLLVITHTAETAFAVRARAAAQEAGVPVVSVTGTGRGWPEAIGTVAPEESETYTVSYTSALGVLARLAHLAGAPEGSADDLRRTAEQVRAVCAEPGIDHIAVPARSLAVIGCGPWGVTAREGALKIREGARILAEGFDSDRFLHGSAVPYTAADGLVVLEPAADADGLTAALADAARREGIATATLEAPAGDPLPPLLAQIPMTVRLQLLADRYAALRGQDPDEAIVGAWADSALWRMGTPGR, encoded by the coding sequence ATGCCGACCGCACTCCACCGCATGATCAACCAGCAGGCCGCCGCCCTCGAACACGTCGCGGGCCTCGACCTGGCCGAGCGGGCCGCCGTCCTCGCCGCCGCCCGCCGGGTCGTCGTCACCGGCACCGGGACCAGCCAGCACGCCGCCGAGCTCGGCGCCGCGATGCTGGAGCGGGCCGGCCTCGACGCCCGCTGGGTGCCCGCCGTCCAGTGGTCCCGGTGGAGCGCGGGTCACCGGCCCGGTGACGTCCTCCTGGTCATCACCCACACCGCCGAGACCGCCTTCGCGGTCCGCGCGCGGGCCGCCGCCCAGGAGGCCGGCGTCCCCGTCGTCTCCGTCACCGGCACGGGCCGCGGCTGGCCGGAGGCGATCGGGACGGTCGCCCCCGAGGAGTCCGAGACCTACACCGTCAGCTACACCTCCGCGCTCGGCGTCCTCGCCCGGCTCGCCCACCTCGCCGGCGCCCCCGAGGGCTCCGCCGACGACCTCCGGCGCACGGCGGAGCAGGTGCGCGCCGTCTGCGCCGAGCCGGGCATCGACCACATCGCGGTCCCCGCGCGCAGCCTGGCGGTCATCGGCTGCGGGCCCTGGGGCGTCACCGCCCGCGAGGGCGCCCTGAAGATCCGCGAAGGGGCCCGGATCCTCGCCGAGGGCTTCGACTCCGACCGCTTCCTGCACGGCTCGGCCGTGCCCTACACCGCCGCCGACGGCCTCGTCGTCCTCGAACCGGCCGCCGACGCCGACGGCCTGACCGCGGCCCTCGCGGACGCCGCCCGGCGCGAGGGCATCGCGACCGCCACGCTGGAGGCGCCCGCCGGGGACCCGCTGCCGCCGCTCCTCGCCCAGATCCCCATGACCGTCCGCCTCCAGCTGCTGGCCGACCGCTACGCCGCCCTGCGCGGCCAGGACCCCGACGAGGCCATCGTCGGCGCCTGGGCCGACAGCGCGCTGTGGCGGATGGGTACCCCGGGCCGGTGA
- a CDS encoding glycerophosphodiester phosphodiesterase gives MSEPTRAAAAPEFTAVAHRGDPYVHRENTLASLGSALRAGAGAVETDVRLTRDGVPVLLHDATLERLWGQTRLLDSLSAEELRELTDGGVPTLREALTLLTDGGPAGPAPRLFVDLPDPAATEAAVAEVHASGAAGRVYYCGGPTAMLAVRRADPYAEIALTWTTLVPPRAALLDAVRPRWMNYRFGLVTPELVARDHAAGMLVSAWTADTRFTMRRLLAAGVDSITTNRIDALRSLLPR, from the coding sequence ATGTCCGAACCGACGCGCGCAGCAGCCGCCCCCGAGTTCACCGCCGTCGCCCACCGCGGCGACCCGTACGTCCACCGTGAGAACACCCTCGCCTCGCTCGGCTCGGCGCTCCGGGCCGGGGCGGGCGCGGTGGAGACCGACGTCCGGCTGACGCGGGACGGCGTGCCCGTCCTGCTGCACGACGCGACGCTGGAACGGCTGTGGGGCCAAACCCGGCTGCTGGACTCGCTGTCGGCCGAGGAGCTGCGCGAGCTGACGGACGGTGGGGTGCCGACCCTGCGCGAGGCGCTCACGCTCCTCACGGACGGCGGGCCGGCGGGGCCCGCGCCGCGGCTCTTCGTCGACCTGCCCGACCCCGCGGCCACGGAGGCGGCGGTCGCCGAGGTCCACGCGAGCGGCGCGGCCGGGCGGGTGTACTACTGCGGCGGCCCCACGGCGATGCTGGCCGTGCGCCGCGCGGACCCGTACGCCGAGATCGCGCTCACCTGGACGACGCTCGTGCCGCCCCGCGCGGCGCTGCTCGACGCGGTCCGGCCGCGCTGGATGAACTACCGCTTCGGGCTGGTGACCCCGGAGCTGGTCGCCCGCGACCACGCCGCGGGAATGCTGGTCTCCGCGTGGACGGCGGACACCCGCTTCACCATGCGCCGGCTGCTCGCCGCGGGCGTCGACTCGATCACCACGAACCGCATCGACGCCCTGCGGTCACTGCTGCCCCGCTGA